A DNA window from Arachis hypogaea cultivar Tifrunner chromosome 18, arahy.Tifrunner.gnm2.J5K5, whole genome shotgun sequence contains the following coding sequences:
- the LOC112771756 gene encoding AT-rich interactive domain-containing protein 1, which translates to MVQSVCDLLDGRKLCRTNRVRCLNPELSGSKKIVDLNSLYRKTNVATVGNLCSRNYAMDRLNHLNGSKTSIADISDAVNSMTGVSDGGKRCDSGDEDSINKGSSGRKRKRESMSEMLHWILDRAENPCDPAMGSMPKKSKWKSYGIEEIWKQALLFREAVFLKSDHPSWQGQRMHPCMYDDQVGANYNLRERLKTKKSPYSSAEKCSLDEPATVPIPIGPAYQAEVPEWTGMAVESDSKWFGNQIWPAAKVNTNLIERDPIGAGRKDSCGCQFQGSVECIQFHVAQKMAKLKLELGDAFYMWNLHKTGKDVRRLWTEQANTKRRSLRMW; encoded by the coding sequence atggtCCAGAGTGTATGCGACTTACTGGATGGGAGAAAGTTGTGTAGAACTAATAGAGTTAGGTGCTTGAATCCAGAGCTCAGTGGTTCTAAAAAAATTGTTGATTTGAACTCACTGTACCGGAAGACAAATGTTGCTACTGTTGGAAACTTATGCAGCCGTAATTATGCAATGGATAGACTCAACCATTTGAATGGAAGTAAAACATCAATAGCGGATATATCTGATGCAGTAAACAGCATGACTGGAGTTTCGGATGGTGGCAAGAGGTGTGATAGTGGCGATGAAGATAGTATTAATAAGGGGAGCTCTGGtcgaaagaggaagagagagtcTATGTCAGAAATGCTGCACTGGATTCTTGATAGGGCTGAGAATCCTTGTGATCCTGCAATGGGTTCAATGCCCAAAAAGTCAAAGTGGAAGTCATATGGTATTGAAGAGATCTGGAAGCAGGCTTTGTTGTTCCGGGAAGCTGTATTTCTCAAAAGTGATCACCCTAGTTGGCAGGGTCAAAGGATGCATCCTTGCATGTATGATGATCAGGTCGGGGCAAACTACAATCTTAGGGAGAGATTAAAAACTAAGAAATCACCTTATTCTAGTGCTGAGAAATGTTCACTTGATGAACCTGCCACCGTGCCCATTCCTATTGGCCCGGCCTATCAAGCTGAAGTTCCTGAATGGACTGGCATGGCTGTTGAGAGTGATTCAAAATGGTTTGGAAACCAAATATGGCCAGCAGCAAAGGTGAATACCAATCTTATTGAAAGGGATCCCATTGGAGCTGGAAGAAAAGATTCATGTGGCTGCCAATTTCAAGGTTCTGTTGAGTGTATCCAATTTCATGTTGCTCAGAAAATGGCTAAACTTAAGCTAGAATTGGGTGATGCATTTTACATGTGGAATTTACACAAGACAGGGAAAGATGTTAGGCGATTGTGGACCGAACAGGCGAACACGAAGAGAAGAAGTTTAAGGATGTGGTGA